One part of the uncultured Celeribacter sp. genome encodes these proteins:
- a CDS encoding lysophospholipid acyltransferase family protein, with protein sequence MSPEISKPKLSHSGLSQRQIARDITYASSAATRTGRVLIRLMENATGRLGLIRRAKGYDLDVAEGRDFWAVMVERYGLELSVVYGALENIPSEGPLIVVANHPYGILDGLMLGHILSVTRGDFRILAHRVFKKAEDIDRVILPISFEETKEAVAQNLATRKEALRYLSEGGCIGIFPGGTVSTPARPWGQPLDPGWRAFTAKMVAKSGATVVPLYFCGANSRLFQLASHLHTTLRMGLLVREFRTRIGAPVRVAIGDPIGPQELAEFKGDPKMLMDFLRARTYSLSPTPLADTGLGYEFEAKHGGKPRKGLKDRY encoded by the coding sequence TTGTCACCGGAGATCTCAAAACCGAAGCTTTCGCATTCCGGGCTCTCACAGCGCCAGATTGCTCGGGACATCACCTATGCCAGTTCGGCGGCAACGCGGACCGGACGGGTGCTGATCCGATTGATGGAAAACGCCACCGGGCGGCTGGGGCTGATTCGACGGGCGAAAGGCTATGATCTGGACGTGGCCGAGGGGCGCGATTTCTGGGCGGTCATGGTCGAACGCTATGGGCTTGAGCTGAGCGTGGTGTACGGGGCGCTGGAAAACATCCCTTCTGAGGGCCCGTTGATCGTTGTGGCCAACCATCCCTATGGCATCCTTGATGGGCTGATGCTGGGTCATATCCTGTCGGTGACGCGGGGAGATTTCCGCATTCTGGCGCATCGCGTCTTTAAAAAGGCCGAAGACATCGACCGGGTGATCCTTCCGATTTCCTTTGAGGAGACCAAAGAGGCCGTGGCCCAGAACCTGGCCACCCGAAAAGAGGCGCTGCGGTATCTGTCCGAGGGCGGCTGTATCGGCATTTTCCCGGGCGGGACCGTGTCCACGCCGGCACGCCCCTGGGGGCAGCCGCTGGATCCGGGCTGGCGGGCGTTTACTGCCAAGATGGTCGCAAAATCCGGGGCGACGGTCGTACCGCTTTATTTCTGCGGGGCCAATTCGCGGCTGTTCCAGCTGGCCAGCCATCTGCACACGACGCTGCGCATGGGGCTGCTGGTGCGCGAATTTCGCACCCGCATCGGGGCACCGGTGCGGGTCGCCATCGGCGATCCGATCGGACCGCAGGAACTGGCCGAGTTCAAAGGCGACCCGAAAATGCTTATGGATTTCCTGCGCGCCCGGACCTATTCCTTATCTCCGACACCCTTGGCCGACACCGGGCTGGGGTATGAATTCGAAGCAAAGCACGGCGGTAAGCCGCGCAAGGGTCTGAAGGACCGGTATTGA
- a CDS encoding aspartate/glutamate racemase family protein has product MAVGIFDSGLGGLTVYEAVHKRLPDVPLVYFGDNAHAPYGVRTADDIYDLTTAAVERLWEAGCDLVILACNTASAAALRRMQESWIPRDKRVLGVFVPLIEALTERQWGDNSPPREVAVKHVALFATPATVAARAFQRELAFRAIGVDVEAQACGGVVDAIEDGDSILADALVRSHVDALKRKMPNPDAAILGCTHYPMMAEAFQEALGPDVKVFSQANLVASSLEDYLSRHPDMMGSGTQSLFLTTGDPEKVSRGATRFLRRKVEFTKV; this is encoded by the coding sequence ATGGCAGTTGGCATATTTGACAGTGGTTTGGGCGGATTGACGGTCTATGAGGCCGTTCACAAACGCCTTCCCGACGTTCCTCTGGTGTATTTCGGCGACAATGCGCATGCACCCTACGGCGTGCGTACGGCGGATGACATTTACGATCTGACCACCGCGGCCGTGGAGCGGCTGTGGGAGGCGGGCTGTGATCTGGTCATTCTCGCCTGCAACACAGCTTCAGCGGCGGCCCTGCGCCGGATGCAGGAAAGCTGGATCCCGCGTGACAAACGCGTTCTGGGGGTTTTCGTGCCACTGATCGAGGCGCTGACAGAACGCCAGTGGGGCGACAATTCCCCACCGCGCGAAGTGGCGGTGAAACATGTCGCGCTGTTCGCGACTCCGGCGACTGTGGCGGCGCGGGCGTTCCAGCGGGAACTGGCGTTTCGGGCCATCGGTGTGGATGTCGAGGCACAGGCCTGTGGTGGTGTTGTCGATGCGATTGAAGATGGCGACAGCATTCTGGCCGATGCGCTGGTGCGGTCGCATGTCGATGCGCTGAAACGCAAGATGCCGAACCCGGATGCAGCCATTCTGGGCTGCACCCATTATCCGATGATGGCCGAGGCCTTTCAGGAAGCTCTGGGGCCCGATGTGAAGGTCTTTTCGCAAGCCAACCTCGTGGCATCGAGCCTTGAAGACTACCTGAGCCGTCATCCCGACATGATGGGATCGGGGACGCAAAGCCTGTTCCTGACCACGGGCGATCCGGAAAAAGTGTCGCGCGGGGCCACGCGCTTTTTGCGACGAAAAGTCGAATTTACCAAAGTCTGA
- a CDS encoding LysR family transcriptional regulator produces MDWDKLRIFHAVADAGSLTHAGDTLHLSQSAVSRQIRALEESLGTTLFHRHARGLILTEQGELLFEATRAMAKRLDAAAARIRDSEEEVYGELRVTSATGFGTLWLAPRLSKLYEKYPELKIDLMLEERVLDLPMREADIAIRMKEPSQADLIRKRLMNIRMRLFATREYLDEHGMPETMDDLAKHRLICQNPNAHQVAAGARLIEELNEHDIRSKLFVNNYFGVLQAVLNNLGVGVLPDYLVESAPNLVRVLPEVQSGEVPVFLAYPEELRHSKRIEVFRDFITEEINAHRRHMRDGDGDD; encoded by the coding sequence ATGGACTGGGACAAGCTGAGAATCTTTCACGCCGTGGCAGATGCCGGGTCTTTGACCCATGCCGGTGACACGCTGCACCTGAGCCAGTCTGCCGTGTCGCGTCAGATCCGTGCACTGGAGGAATCTCTGGGCACAACGCTGTTTCACCGCCATGCGCGTGGCCTGATTCTGACCGAACAGGGCGAACTGCTGTTTGAGGCGACGCGCGCCATGGCCAAGCGCCTTGATGCCGCCGCGGCCCGCATCCGCGACAGCGAAGAAGAAGTCTACGGCGAATTGCGCGTCACCAGCGCCACCGGTTTCGGCACGCTCTGGCTCGCCCCGCGCCTCTCGAAGCTCTATGAAAAATATCCGGAACTCAAAATCGACCTGATGCTTGAGGAACGCGTGCTCGACCTGCCGATGCGCGAGGCGGACATCGCCATCCGTATGAAAGAACCCTCGCAGGCGGACCTAATCCGCAAACGGCTGATGAACATCCGGATGCGCCTGTTTGCGACGCGGGAATACCTTGACGAACACGGCATGCCGGAAACCATGGACGATCTGGCGAAACACCGACTGATCTGCCAGAACCCCAACGCCCATCAGGTCGCCGCAGGTGCACGGCTGATCGAAGAGCTGAACGAGCACGACATTCGTTCCAAGCTGTTCGTGAACAACTATTTCGGGGTTTTGCAGGCGGTGCTGAATAACCTCGGTGTCGGCGTTCTGCCCGATTATCTGGTGGAAAGCGCGCCGAACCTCGTGCGGGTGCTGCCAGAAGTGCAAAGCGGCGAGGTGCCGGTTTTCCTAGCCTACCCCGAAGAGCTGCGTCATTCGAAGCGGATCGAGGTGTTCCGCGATTTCATCACCGAAGAAATCAACGCCCACCGTCGCCACATGCGCGATGGCGACGGTGACGACTGA